Proteins co-encoded in one Papaver somniferum cultivar HN1 chromosome 5, ASM357369v1, whole genome shotgun sequence genomic window:
- the LOC113277806 gene encoding uncharacterized protein LOC113277806 produces MRTCLPFSVLFFCFLLLLVDVQGIRLEKEVVQQYSLVNQRIQEEQKSKLMEVDEEIVIICRDGHCLSSSSGMRTRKLLTKTATTTSPTPTTKVGSKPSKKRSGKLHENKEKVDSIKASSHIPAEHGEDVGAAHYPDIIDIAGMDYTTARRKPPIHN; encoded by the exons ATGAGAACTTGTTTACCATTCTCTGTTCTTTTCTTCTGCTTTCTCCTTCTTCTTGTTGATGTTCAAG GAATTCGTTTGGAGAAAGAGGTAGTCCAACAATATTCACTTGTGAACCAAAGAATTCAG GAAGAACAGAAGAGTAAATTGATGGAAGTTGATGAAGAAATAGTGATTATATGCAGAGATGGCCAttgtttatcatcatcatcag GTATGAGAACAAGAAAACTTTTAACAaagacagcaacaacaacatcccCAACTCCGACTACTAAAGTTGGTTCAAAGCCAAGCAAAAAAAGGAGCGGAAAACTGCATGAAaacaaagagaaggttgattctATCAAAGCATCATCACATATTCCGGCTGAGCATGGGGAGGATGTTGGTGCGGCGCATTACCCTGATATCATCGATATAGCTGGGATGGATTACACAACAGCCAGGAGAAAACCACCAATTCATAACTAA